The segment CAAGGTCAAGTTGCCTTACCAATACCCCAGATCTATCAAGATGCGCTCCTACTCGGTGCCAGGTAAGGGGCACACCGGTCAGATCAAAAAGGCGATGGAGATTCTGCTTGCCGCCAAGCGGCCGGTCATTTACGCCGGTGGCGGCGTGATTCAGGGTGAAGGGTGTGCACTGTTAACGAAACTGACCAAACAACTGGGCTACCCGATTACCAATACCCTGATGGGGCTTGGTGCGTTTCCGGGCAACCACAAACAGTTCCTCGGTATGCTGGGCATGCATGGAACTTACGAAGCCAATATGTCCATGCACTACGCCGATGTGGTGTTGGGTATCGGTGTTCGTTTCGATGATCGGGTCACCAATTCTGATGTCAGCAAATTTTGCCCTGATGCCAAAATTCTGCACATCGATATTGACCCGGCTTCCATCTCAAAAACGGTCACGGCTGATGTGCCCATCGTCGGCTCCGTGACTGCGGTTTTAAAAGAGATGCTGGAGCTGCTTGAGTCAGCGGAACAGAAAGTGGATAAAAAATCCCTGGCGGTCTGGTGGAAGCAGATCGAGCAGTGGCGGGAGCGGGACAGCTTAAAGATCCCTGCTTCGGAAGGGGACATCATCAAACCACAAAGTGTTATCAAGGCGCTGTATGAGGTGACCAAGGGAGACGCCTACATCTCGTCCGATGTAGGCCAGCACCAGATGTTCGCCGCCCAGCATTACCCGTTTGCCAAGCCACGGCGGTGGATAAATTCGGGCGGGCTGGGGACTATGGGGTTCGGACTGCCTGCGGCTATGGGGGTGCAGTTCGCATTTCCCAAGGCCACTTCGGTCTGCGTGACCGGGGAGGGCAGTTTTCAAATGAACCTGCAGGAGTACGCGACCTGCATGCAGTACCAGTTACCCATAAAGATTATCTGCCTGAACAATCAGGCTCTCGGCATGGTGAAGCAATGGCAGGATATGCAGTACGGCGGGCGCTACTCCCACAGTACCTACGCCGAGTCGCTGCCGGACTTTACCAAGCTGGCAGAAGCCTATGGGCATGTGGGCATTCGTATCGAGAAAATGTCGGAGCTGCATGAAAAGATGGAAGAGGCCTTTGCGCTCAAGGACAAGTTGGTGTTCGTTGATGTGCTGGTGGATCCAGAGGAGCATGTGTATCCCATGGCGATCAAGGGTGGCGCAATGAAGGATATGATTTTGAGCAAAACGGAGCGTACATAAGATGAGGCACATTATTTCCGTATTGTTGGAGAACGAGCCCGGCGCCCTGTCGCGCGTGGTAGGGCTGTTTTCTCAGCGCAACTACAACATCGAATCCCTCACTGTTGCGCCTACCGAGGATCATTCCCTGTCCAGGCTGACACTGACGACTGCGGGTGATGATCGCAAAATCGAGCAGATTACCAAGCACCTTAACAAACTGGTTGATGTGGTAAAGCTGGTAGATCTGTCCGAAGGCGCGCACGTGGAGCGTGAGTTGATGCTGATCAAGGTAAAGGCCAGCGGCGTGCAGCGAGCAGAGGTCAAGCGGACGGCTGACGTCTTTCGTGGCCAGGTAGTGGATATGACTCAGAACACTTTTACAGTCCAGTTGGCAGGCACCAGCGACAAACTGGATGGCTTTATAAGCGCCATTGGCTCGGCATCAGTGCTTGAGGTAGTTAGAACCGGTGTGTCGGGTATTGCCCGCGGAGAAAAGGTGCTGAGTCTTTAGGTCAGCAGGGGCTGGCTGTTTCGTTCAGTCGGTCTGATCCCCGTAGCGAATGAATTTACTGGTAGCCTTGTGCCTGCTGTATTGAGGTATCCAGCCCCTGTGGGGGGCGGGGCAACAGGATGGGATTCGTGCGGTAAACGGCCGGACTGACAGGATGTTCAATACAAGCAGAAGATAAAAAATGGGCCTCTATCGAGGCCCATTTTTGCTGGGTGGAATTGGTCGAACCTTTTGTTTGTTGGCCGGACCGAAGTTTGTCTGTCGACCTATACCAGCTTCTTCATGGCGGTCATGTGCGATCGCAATTGCTTACCGACAGTTTCGATGGGGTGGCTGCGAATCTTGTCGTTCACGGCGATAAGTTCCGCATTATCGACGCCATGATCTGTCAGTTGCAGGCCTTGGCCTATCACATCTATGTCGATGTCCCGCATAAAGTCTTCCAGCAGTGGAACGCAGGCGTTGGCAAACAGGTAACAGCCGTATTCAGCGGTGTCAGAAATTACCTTGTTCATCTCGTAAAGTTTCTTGCGGCCGATCAGGTTGGCGATCAGCGGTACCTCATGGAGAGATTCGTAATAGGCTGACTCGGCAATGATGCCGCTGGAAGTCATGGTTTCGAAGGCAAGCTCCACGCCTGCTTTTACCATTGCCACCATCAGTATGCCGCGGTCATAGTATTCTTGTTCGGAAATTTCCATCTCACCTGCGGCTGTTTTTTCAAACGGGGTTTCCGCTGTTTCCTCGCGCCAGCCAAGCAGATTCCTGTCGTCGTTTGCCCAGTCTTCCATCATAGTTGAGGAAAACTCACCGGTGATAATGTCGTCCATATGCTTCTGGAACAGCGGGGCCATGATTTCTTTCAGTTCGTCCGCCACAGAAAAGGCTACAATCTTGGCTGGATTTGACAGCCTGTCCATCATGTTGGTAATGCCGCCATGCTTGAGGCCTTCGGCGACTGTTTCCCAGCCATGCTGACACAGCTTTGATGCATAAGCCGGGTCCAACCCTTTTTCTACCATTTTGTTAAAGCACAACAGCGTGCCGGTTTGCAGCATGCCACAGAGAATGGTCTGCTCACCCATAAGGTCTGATTTTACTTCGGCGATGAATGAAGATTCCAGAACCCCGGCACGATGACCGCCGGTGGCTACAGCGTAGGCCTTGGCAATTTCGAGGCCGTTGCCATTCGGATCGTTCTCTGCATGGACAGCGATCAGGGTAGGGACGCCAAAGCCACGCTTGTATTCTTCCCGGACTTCTGAGCCAGGGGATTTGGGCGCCACCATGATGACGGTAATGTCGTCACGTATCTGCATGCCTTCTTCCACGACATTAAAACCGTGCGAATAGGCCAGCGCGGAACCTTGTTTCATCAGCGGCATGATCTGCTCGACCACGGCGCTATGCTGTTTGTCCGGCGTCAGGTTCAGCACCAGATCGGCAGTGGGAATCAGTTCCTCGTAAGTACCGACTGTAAAGCCGTTTTCAGTGGCGTTCTTCCAGGAGGGGCGCTGCTCAGAGATCGCGGCGGCGCGCAGTGCATAGGCAATGTCCAGGCCGCTGTCGCGCATGTTGAGGCCCTGATTCAGACCCTGAGCCCCACAGCCTACGATGACGATTTTTTTACCTTTCAGCGTGTTAACACCGTCGGTAAACTCCGAGCTGTCCATGAAGCGACATTTGCCCAGCTGTTGCAGCTGCAGGCGCAGGGGTAGGGTGTTGAAATAATTCATCGCAAATCTCCGTCAGTAGGTTGTGCGGTGGCTGCTGCCACTTTGGATGGGTAAGAGGTTTCTGGGGCGGCATGGTAGGTGATAATAGTCGTTGCGTAAAATGATATATTCGCAATATTATATTTCGAATAATGAAATATTACCGGGCTGGCTGCCCGTCAGGAATGCGCTTGTGGACACTCGTGAACTGCAGATATTTAATCACCTGGCCAGGACGCTGCATTTTTCCAGGACCAGTGCGGAGTGTTATATCAGTCCTTCCAGTCTGACTCGACTGATACAGCGCCTTGAGGATGAACTTGGCGTGCAACTTTTTGAGCGGGACAATCGCACTGTGCGCCTCACCAAGGCCGGCGAACTGTTTCGTGAATATGCCGATGAGTCACTGCAGAGCTGGGAGCTGCTGCGGCGGCGGCTGGTAAGTCAGTCAACCAGTCTGTCCGGCCGTCTCAGCGTATTCTGCTCGGTCACTGCCAGCTATTCGTTTCTGAAAGTTCTGCTGGATCAGTTTCGGGCCCAGTATCCTGGTGTCGAGATTCAATTGCATACGGGCGACACGGCTCTGACCATTCAGCGAGTGCTCGAGGAACAGGAAGATATCGGAATCGCTGCCCGGCCGGATCAGTTGCCCGGAAAGCTGCGCTTCAAACCGATCGGGGAATCCCCCTTGGTATTTATTGCTCCGTCTGCTGATTGTCCCCTGAAGGAGCGGCTGGAGGCCTACCGGCGAGAGGATCGCTCCATTCCCTGGAATGAAATCCCCATGGTGCTGTCGGAAACCGGGCTCGCACGGCAGCGGGTAAACGGCTGGTTCAGGGAGCAGGGAATCAGGCCTTTAGTTTATGCCCAGGTCACGGGCAACGAAGCGATCGTCAGCATGGTCAGTCTGGGTTTTGGCGTGGGAGTAGTTCCTGCTCTGGTGGTGGAGAACAGTCCCAAGCAGGCCAAGGTGGAGACGCTTGCCGTGCACCCCGTTCTTGAGCCATTTACAATCGGGATCTGCAGTCTGCGCAGGAAATTGAGTAATCCGCTGGTTCGCGCCTTCTGGGAACTGGCTGGCAAAACCGACAGTACGCAGCTGGAAACCTGAGGGCAGGGGCAAACAACAACCAGACGACAAGCAGCAAACAAACAAACAAACAAACAAACAAACAAACAACAAACAATTACCAACTATCAATCAGCAAACAGAAAGCAACAGCCAGGATAGGGGGGCATAGCCTGGTCGATACCGGCGTGTGAACTTTTCAACGGGTGATAAGAGAAAAACAGTTTCTAACCGCCACAGGCGTTATAATACGCGGCCAGCTTAAAATGCAGTCTCAACTCGCAGGCTAAATTTAATGGAAAAACAAGAAGATAAAGATCGAACCGAAAGTGTTCTCCCTATAGATGAGCATGAAGAGTTCGTTTCCGAAGGAGGCAGACGGGTCCGCAGGCAGGGTATTTACCTGTTGCCAAATCTGCTGACACTTGGTGCTCTTTTCTCCGGTTTCTACGCCATCATCGCCGGCATGGGAGGCGATTTCAACGCGGCCGGATGGGCGGTACTGATCGCTTCTGTGTTTGACGGCCTGGACGGCAGGGTGGCGCGTCTCACCGGCACGCAGAGCGCCTTTGGTGCCGAGTTCGACAGCCTCTCGGATATGGTTTCCTTCGGCATGGCGCCGGCGCTGATTGCGTTCTCGTGGGGGCTGTCCTCGCTGGGCAATCCTGGCTGGGCTGCCGCGTTTATCTTCATGTCCTGCGCCGCTCTGCGGTTGGCAAGATTCAACGTGCAACTGGGTACCGTCAGCAAGCGGTTTTTCGTGGGGTTGCAGAGTCCTGTCGCGGCAGGGTTGGTTACTTTCTGTGTCTGGGTAGCTGCGCTTTACGAGGTTCGAGTGACGCCGGGTATTGCTTATACGCTGGCGGGCATCACGGTCATTGCCGGGTTACTGATGGTTTCCAACTACCGCTATTTCAGTTTCAAGGAAATGAATTTAAAGGGGACTGTTCCCTATGTCGTGTTTCTGATGTTCGTGGCGATGCTGGTACTTATCGCTCAGAATCCTCACGAAACGCTGCTGGGAATGTGCGTTTTGTACGCCCTGTCCGGTCCGGTTTTATGGATATATCGGCGCCAGGGAGGGGGATCTGGTAAGGGTGGCGCACAAACCGCTGGGGCGGTGGCCATTGATGGCGTGTCCGGCCCCGCTGGGCAAGCGCCTGATAATTCCACCCTCAGTGCAGGGAAATCATCGACAGGAGCGGGTAAGGGAAGGGCAAGTGCGAAAGCGATAAGTGCTGGGGGCAACGGCGAGGTCGGAGAAGATAAAAGCGGAGCTGGTCGGGAAGCCGGTGCTGAAGCTGCAGAGCCCGCAGTACACAATCCCGCAGTACACAATAAGGAAGAGTCGTCAGCAAACGATCCCGACAAGGCGTCGACCAGGTCAACCTCGAGGAATGATAAGAATCTGTTGCACCGCCAGGAAGGAGAGTCGGATTCAACGCAGAGGAAAGTCTGGCAGAAGTACACTGCAAGCCGTCGCAACAGGTTAGTGGCGAAGCAGGACCGGAAGAGCAGTCGGCTTATTACACCAAAATGGCGGGCTGAAGTAACAGCCGCCGGCAGCGCCTCGGCAAAGCGGCCGAACAGGCAAATGTTACAGGCCCGGCGGCTAACCGACAGGGTAAAACTGAAGGGCAAATCAAAAATAAACAGCTGAAGAAAAGCGCGAGCCGTGAAAAGAGACAGGTGAGCAGTTGCAGCTAACAGGCTCTGGTGGCAGCGACCAGCCCAGTGGCCGCCGCACTGCCAGAGAGCGCAGCGGGTTTATCTGGAATCAATCCGGCTTGCCATGGGTTACGTAACCCATGTAGTGAACCTTAGACTACGAGTTCCAGACAATTAAATCAGACTAGAGAGCGGAATAGAGAAATGTTGATCAAGAAACCGTCCGACATCAAGCCCTCCGAAATAACACCTGAAGCAGTTTTCAAAAACCGCCGCCAGTTCATGACTGGAGCTGGAGCCCTCGCTCTGGGGGCAGCAACGGGTTCATTACCTGAGCTTACGATGGCGCAGGACGGCGATGCCCTCAAGGCCAGAGCGCCGATGAGTCTGACGCGCTCAGCCCCGGCGGAGTGGTGGGAGCCAAAGTTCGCCACTATCAAGCCGGCCCCGGATACCGGGCCTTACTATACCGGTGAGGCGTTGACCCCGTATGAAGACGTCACCCGCTATAACAACTTCTATGAATTCGGAATGGACAAGGGCGATCCATCCCGCAATTCCGGGCGTTTCGAAGTAGACCCCTGGTCCGTGGAAATCGGCGGCGAGTGCGCCAGGCCGGGAACTTACAATCTGGAAGATATAATCAGGCCGCACGACCTGGAAGAACGGATTTATCGGCTTCGATGCGTTGAAGCCTGGTCTATGGTGATTCCGTGGATCGGATTTCCTCTGGCTGATCTGTTGAAGCGTTTTGAACCAAACTCCCGGGCTCGCTACGTGGAATTTCAAACCGCAGTGGACCGTGATTCCATGCCCGGGGTGCGCTCACCGTTCTCCATAATTCGCTGGCCCTATCAGGAGGGGCTGCGCATCGACGAGGCCATGAACGAACTGACTTTCATGGCGGTCGGTGTCTACGGCAACTATCTCCCGCCGCAAAACGGCGCACCCATGCGGCTGGTGGTGCCGTGGAAGTACGGTTTCAAGAGTATCAAATCAATCGTACGTATCAATTTTGTAGAAGAGCAGCCGAGCACCAGCTGGAACGACCTGCAACCCAGTGAGTATGGCTTCTACGCCAATGTGAATCCCGAAGTGCATCATCCCCGCTGGCGTCAGGACACCGAAAGGCGATTGCCGCACACACTATTCAGCCGCCCTATTATCAAAACCTTGCCGTTCAATGGCTACGGCGAGCAGGTTGCCAGCCTGTATGAGGGTATGGATTTAGCGCGCTATTTCTGATGACTGACGACAGTAGGGTCGGTACGTTTGACTAACAGTGGAATCGGGATACAGAAAGGCATCAAGCTGGGAGTTTTCTGTATCTCGCTGCTGCCCTTCCTGTATCTATTCTATCTGGTCTGGACCAATAACCTTGGCCCCGACCCTGGCGAAACTCTGGCCAAGGAATCCGGCGAATGGACCTTCAGGTACCTGCTTGCCACCCTGGCCATCACTCCGCTCCAGCAACTGACTGGCTGGCGAATAACCAATCGCTATCGTCGCATGATCGGCCTCTATGCGTTGTTTTATGCCAGCGCTCACTTCCTGGTCTATCTCATGTTTCTGCTGGGGTTCCGCTGGTCGGCTCTGTATCAGGAAATTCTGGAACGGCCTTATATTACAGTAGGCTTTTCTGCTTTCGTAATCCTGGTGGCGTTGGGTATTACGTCGCCCAAAGCGATGCTTAGAAGGCTGGGTAAGAACTGGAAACGCTTGCATCGTTTCATCTACCTGGCCGCTGTTCTGGTCATGATCCATATGATCTGGATATTGCGATCTGATTACGGAGAAGCGCTGTTGTACGGTGGTGTGCTTGCAATACTGTTGGGGTATCGGCTGCTGGGTTACCTTCGCAAAACAGCCGCTAATCACCGGCGCCTGAAATCTCCCTGAGCAGGTATCAGCCCGGTCGAGGGTGATTGTGCCTGGGTTTGGCTCTTGATGGTTCGGGAAACCGCCGGAAAAGTTGTTTTTTCCCATGCGGAAGTTCGGTTGCAAAGCCGTCTCTTCGTATTTGGCCTGCTCGTTAATATCACTTATAAAACAATTGCTTATACGTTTTTGGCGAGTAAGGGGTGTGCCGGCATTAAGACTGAAAGGGATGCCCCGACCGAGACTTTGAGCGGGCGTTAAAATGGGGCCGTAGAATAAATTTGATATAAATTACAAAACCTCTTGTACGCAAGGGATTGGCCTGTATAATACGCCCTCCCTGACCGAGGAGGTTAAGGGAAGTTCTTTAAAAAAGCGGATCAAGTAATAGAGGTGGGTGCTTGCTGGGACGGTAGGCTGTCAAAAGCAATACTGTCAAAGTAAGCAACTTGCGTTTATTCATTTAGTAGTAAAAGCAAACGAGCTGTTGTGTTTTTCAGGTGTTACCCAATACCTGGGGGTTGGTCTTAGGGCTGACAGGACATGACAGTCAGTAGTTGTGATCTTTGAGCATACTTTGCTGGTGTTGTTCTGGTTGGGATTTAGTAGTCGACCGCAGTAGAGCAATACCGGTTATCAAACTTTGAACTGAAGAGTTTGATCATGGCTCAGATTGAACGCTGGCGGCAGGCTTAAGACATGCAAGTCGAGCGGTAACAGGTCGCTGTGATCTCTTCGGAGTGAACTTGACGCTGACGAGCGGCGGACGGGTGAGTAACGCGTAGGAATCTGCCCAATAGTGGGGGATAGCCCGGGGAAACTCGGATTAATACCGCATACGCCCTACGGGGGAAAGCAGGGGATCTTCGGACCTTGTGCTATTGGATGAGCCTGCGTTGGATTAGCTAGTTGGTGGGGTAAGGGCCCACCAAGGCGACGATCCATAGCTGGTCTGAGAGGATGATCAGCCACACTGGAACTGAGACACGGTCCAGACTCCTACGGGAGGCAGCAGTCGGGAATATTGGACAATGGGGGCAACCCTGATCCAGCCATGCCGCGTGTGTGAAGAAGGCCTTCGGGTTGTAAAGCACTTTCAGTAGGGAGGAAGGTCGTAAGGCTAATACCCTTGCGGATTGACGTTACCTACAGAAGCAGCACCGGCTAACTCCGTGCCAGCAGCCGCGGTAATACGGAGGGTGCAAGCGTTAATCGGAATTACTGGGCGTAAAGCGCGCGTAGGCGGTTTGGTCAGTTGGATGTGAAAGCCCAGGGCTTAACCTTGGAATTGCATTCAATACTGCCAGACTAGAGTACGGTAGAGGGGGGTAGAATTCCACGTGTAGCGGTGAAATGCGTAGAGATGTGGAGGAATACCAGTGGCGAAGGCGGCCCCCTGGATCGATACTGACGCTGAGGTGCGAAAGCGTGGGGAGCAAACAGGATTAGATACCCTGGTAGTCCACGCCGTAAACGATGTCAACTAGCCGTTGGAGGTCTTGTATCTTTAGTGGCGCAGCTAACGCGATAAGTTGACCGCCTGGGGAGTACGGTCGCAAGATTAAAACTCAAATGAATTGACGGGGGCCCGCACAAGCGGTGGAGCATGTGGTTTAATTCGACGCAACGCGAAGAACCTTACCTGGTCTTGACATCCTGCGAACTTTCCAGAAATGGATTGGTGCCTTCGGGAACGCAGTGACAGGTGCTGCATGGCTGTCGTCAGCTCGTGTCGTGAGATGTTGGGTTAAGTCCCGTAACGAGCGCAACCCTTGTCCCTATTTGCCAGCATTCAGTTGGGCACTCTAGGGAGACTGCCGGTGACAAACCGGAGGAAGGTGGGGACGACGTCAAGTCATCATGGCCCTTACGACCAGGGCTACACACGTGCTACAATGGAGCGTACAAAGGGCTGCAACCCCGCGAGGGTGAGCTAATCCCAGAAAACGTTTCGTAGTCCGGATCGCAGTCTGCAACTCGACTGCGTGAAGTCGGAATCGCTAGTAATCGTGAATCAGAATGTCACGGTGAATACGTTCCCGGGCCTTGTACACACCGCCCGTCACACCATGGGAGTGGGTTGCAAAAGAAGTGGGTAGTCTAACTTCGGAGGACGCTCACCACTTTGTGATTCATGACTGGGGTGAAGTCGTAACAAGGTAGCCGTAGGGGAACCTGCGGCTGGATCACCTCCTTAAAGTAGAGTCAGCCACTGTCTCAGTAAAGTGCTCACCTCTATTACTTGATCATTCAGAATACAGAAGACGCGGGTTCACTCAGGGCTAAAATCCAGTGAGAACCAGGTTTTAAGCAGACATTATTGTCTGTTCTGGCGTCTCTTTTCTGATCTCTGTTCGGGTCTGTAGCTCAGTTGGTTAGAGCGCACCCCTGATAAGGGTGAGGTCGGTGGTTCAAATCCACCCAGACCCACCAATTCTCCGCAGAGGAATTCAGAGCAAGAATTAAACCGGTCGGTATTGTTCTTGCTCTGACTTCTTGAACGAGAGGTTGGTGCTTAATTGACCAATGAGTCAATTAGCAGGTTCTTTAACAATTTGGTGAATGAAGACATATAGATGTTTGTTAGGTGTCTTCGGTTGGTTGGCCTGTTTACAGGTCTTTAGCGCCTGCTTGCAGGTGTTAAAGGAAAAACAAGGGTGGTTGTGATGACCGCTGTTGGGTTTTCGCTGATCGTAAAGAAGACATCATCCCAACGAATGTGTGTATGCTGTATCTTAAGAAAGATAGATAGACAAGTTATACAAGTGCAAGATCTGTACGAAAAGTCGTTAACGATTGCTTATCCGTAGCAGTTGATCGCAGTTCTGGTAGTTGCTGTTTTACCGGTCAGGGGAGTCAAAAGGCCCTGTCTGATTAAGGCAGTAGAGAATCTGAGATTATATGGTCAAGCAATTAAGCGTACGTGGTGGATGCCTTGGCAGCTAGAGGCGATGAAGGACGTTGTAGACTGCGATAAGCTTCGGGGAGCCGTCAAACAGGCTTTGATCCGGAGATTTCCGAATGGGGAAACCCACCTGGTTTACCAGGTATCGTTAACTGAATACATAGGTTAACGAGGCGAACGCGGAGAACTGAAACATCTAAGTACCCGCAGGAAAAGAAATCAACCGAGATTCCCTGAGTAGTGGCGAGCGAAAGGGGATTAGCCCTTAAGTTACATAAGATTTAGCGGAACGCTCTGGAAAGTGCGGCGATAGAGGGTGATAGCCCCGTACGCGAAAGGTCTTTTGTAGTGAAATCGAGTAGGTCGGGACACGTGAAATCCTGACTGAATATGGGGGGACCATCCTCCAAGGCTAAATACTCCTAGCTGACCGATAGTGAACTAGTACCGTGAGGGAAAGGCGAAAAGAACCCCGGTGAGGGGAGTGAAATAGAACCTGAAACCGCGTACGTACAAGCAGTAGGAGCCTCTTTCGGGGGGTGACTGCGTACCTTTTGTATAATGGGTCAGCGAGTTATTGTCAGTAGCGAGGTTAACCATTTAGGGGAGCCGTAGGGAAACCGAGTCTTAATAGGGCGCTTTAGTTGCTGGTAATAGACCCGAAACCGGGCGATCTATCCATGGCCA is part of the Gammaproteobacteria bacterium genome and harbors:
- a CDS encoding acetolactate synthase 3 large subunit, with translation MDLLSGGEMLIRALHDEGVEIIFGYPGGAVLHIYDALFNQDKVEHILVRHEQAATHAADGYARATGKPGVVLVTSGPGATNAITGIATAYMDSIPMVVISGQVESKLIGSDGFQETDMVGISRPIVKHSFMAQNPAEIPMLVKKAFHIATTGRPGPVVIDIPKDVTDPKVKLPYQYPRSIKMRSYSVPGKGHTGQIKKAMEILLAAKRPVIYAGGGVIQGEGCALLTKLTKQLGYPITNTLMGLGAFPGNHKQFLGMLGMHGTYEANMSMHYADVVLGIGVRFDDRVTNSDVSKFCPDAKILHIDIDPASISKTVTADVPIVGSVTAVLKEMLELLESAEQKVDKKSLAVWWKQIEQWRERDSLKIPASEGDIIKPQSVIKALYEVTKGDAYISSDVGQHQMFAAQHYPFAKPRRWINSGGLGTMGFGLPAAMGVQFAFPKATSVCVTGEGSFQMNLQEYATCMQYQLPIKIICLNNQALGMVKQWQDMQYGGRYSHSTYAESLPDFTKLAEAYGHVGIRIEKMSELHEKMEEAFALKDKLVFVDVLVDPEEHVYPMAIKGGAMKDMILSKTERT
- the ilvN gene encoding acetolactate synthase small subunit, which produces MRHIISVLLENEPGALSRVVGLFSQRNYNIESLTVAPTEDHSLSRLTLTTAGDDRKIEQITKHLNKLVDVVKLVDLSEGAHVERELMLIKVKASGVQRAEVKRTADVFRGQVVDMTQNTFTVQLAGTSDKLDGFISAIGSASVLEVVRTGVSGIARGEKVLSL
- the ilvC gene encoding ketol-acid reductoisomerase produces the protein MNYFNTLPLRLQLQQLGKCRFMDSSEFTDGVNTLKGKKIVIVGCGAQGLNQGLNMRDSGLDIAYALRAAAISEQRPSWKNATENGFTVGTYEELIPTADLVLNLTPDKQHSAVVEQIMPLMKQGSALAYSHGFNVVEEGMQIRDDITVIMVAPKSPGSEVREEYKRGFGVPTLIAVHAENDPNGNGLEIAKAYAVATGGHRAGVLESSFIAEVKSDLMGEQTILCGMLQTGTLLCFNKMVEKGLDPAYASKLCQHGWETVAEGLKHGGITNMMDRLSNPAKIVAFSVADELKEIMAPLFQKHMDDIITGEFSSTMMEDWANDDRNLLGWREETAETPFEKTAAGEMEISEQEYYDRGILMVAMVKAGVELAFETMTSSGIIAESAYYESLHEVPLIANLIGRKKLYEMNKVISDTAEYGCYLFANACVPLLEDFMRDIDIDVIGQGLQLTDHGVDNAELIAVNDKIRSHPIETVGKQLRSHMTAMKKLV
- the ilvY gene encoding HTH-type transcriptional activator IlvY, giving the protein MDTRELQIFNHLARTLHFSRTSAECYISPSSLTRLIQRLEDELGVQLFERDNRTVRLTKAGELFREYADESLQSWELLRRRLVSQSTSLSGRLSVFCSVTASYSFLKVLLDQFRAQYPGVEIQLHTGDTALTIQRVLEEQEDIGIAARPDQLPGKLRFKPIGESPLVFIAPSADCPLKERLEAYRREDRSIPWNEIPMVLSETGLARQRVNGWFREQGIRPLVYAQVTGNEAIVSMVSLGFGVGVVPALVVENSPKQAKVETLAVHPVLEPFTIGICSLRRKLSNPLVRAFWELAGKTDSTQLET
- the pssA gene encoding CDP-diacylglycerol--serine O-phosphatidyltransferase, which encodes MEKQEDKDRTESVLPIDEHEEFVSEGGRRVRRQGIYLLPNLLTLGALFSGFYAIIAGMGGDFNAAGWAVLIASVFDGLDGRVARLTGTQSAFGAEFDSLSDMVSFGMAPALIAFSWGLSSLGNPGWAAAFIFMSCAALRLARFNVQLGTVSKRFFVGLQSPVAAGLVTFCVWVAALYEVRVTPGIAYTLAGITVIAGLLMVSNYRYFSFKEMNLKGTVPYVVFLMFVAMLVLIAQNPHETLLGMCVLYALSGPVLWIYRRQGGGSGKGGAQTAGAVAIDGVSGPAGQAPDNSTLSAGKSSTGAGKGRASAKAISAGGNGEVGEDKSGAGREAGAEAAEPAVHNPAVHNKEESSANDPDKASTRSTSRNDKNLLHRQEGESDSTQRKVWQKYTASRRNRLVAKQDRKSSRLITPKWRAEVTAAGSASAKRPNRQMLQARRLTDRVKLKGKSKINS
- the msrP gene encoding protein-methionine-sulfoxide reductase catalytic subunit MsrP; amino-acid sequence: MLIKKPSDIKPSEITPEAVFKNRRQFMTGAGALALGAATGSLPELTMAQDGDALKARAPMSLTRSAPAEWWEPKFATIKPAPDTGPYYTGEALTPYEDVTRYNNFYEFGMDKGDPSRNSGRFEVDPWSVEIGGECARPGTYNLEDIIRPHDLEERIYRLRCVEAWSMVIPWIGFPLADLLKRFEPNSRARYVEFQTAVDRDSMPGVRSPFSIIRWPYQEGLRIDEAMNELTFMAVGVYGNYLPPQNGAPMRLVVPWKYGFKSIKSIVRINFVEEQPSTSWNDLQPSEYGFYANVNPEVHHPRWRQDTERRLPHTLFSRPIIKTLPFNGYGEQVASLYEGMDLARYF
- a CDS encoding protein-methionine-sulfoxide reductase heme-binding subunit MsrQ codes for the protein MTNSGIGIQKGIKLGVFCISLLPFLYLFYLVWTNNLGPDPGETLAKESGEWTFRYLLATLAITPLQQLTGWRITNRYRRMIGLYALFYASAHFLVYLMFLLGFRWSALYQEILERPYITVGFSAFVILVALGITSPKAMLRRLGKNWKRLHRFIYLAAVLVMIHMIWILRSDYGEALLYGGVLAILLGYRLLGYLRKTAANHRRLKSP